Within Spinacia oleracea cultivar Varoflay chromosome 4, BTI_SOV_V1, whole genome shotgun sequence, the genomic segment ctggaaacccacccatttaattctaaatggaccgggtctggggggcatgttgtttgggctcccaattgattctcaattgggccactaagtccaaagcccaatggctctaaacaaacagcatcaaacccaccaatggctagtcagccatccatcaaggcccaaggcccaaaagcaataaatgacctatgggcatttattatgcaaacactataaataggccgccaaggctcacacctcaaggtacgtccaatttaccgccttaagactactcttctagagaacttctctctagaatccgagcatcattcttacttaagcatcggaggggctttcctcggaaacacccccgaagctagtgactttgctcttgtgcaggtgaattcggactccactcattcaaacaagcaagatcttcaacacatacaaaagggccttcattcgaagcccattgtttccatctttacaacaccggaacaacagTAATTGTGCATGCCTCATGTTCTATTGTTCAGTTCTATAACTATTGATCTCCTTCCTACAAACATTGTCTTGTTATTAAAATCTACGAGTAAGAAAACATTGTAACTAAGCGACTATTGACTATTGGGGTTAGTCTTGAAGTGAATTTAACTAAGCGACTTGACAAAATATGAACCAATATGAACCGAGATTTGAGAGGAAacgaagaagagagagaagcaATGTGTTTCTTGTTATTGCAAATCTTGTTAACTGATTATTACAGCAAAGCAGAATATAAATAGTAATGAAAGCTTCTAGATTATTCTATAAGTTGTTATAACTAACTCCTAAAAACTAGGAGAGGAGAATAACAGAATGTGTGTATGGAAGCAGCATCACATCATGCAACGTGAACTTTATGAAGCAAAGAAATAAAAGCTAAAGCTATAActaacatcccccctcaagatTGAGCATCACAAGCTCCAATCTTGGACAATAATGTCTGAAATTGTGTAGAAGAGAGAGGTTTAGTAAAGATGTCTGCCAATTGCTGCTGTGTAGGTAAGTATGATAGGTGAAGTAATCCTTCCAACACTTTATCTCTAGTAAAGTGACAATCGATTTCTATATGCTTTGTTCTTTCATGGAACACTGGATTTCTGGCTATGTGCAAAGCTGATTGATTATCACAATGCAATGTTACTGGCTTTAGATTGTGCACTCCCTAATCTTCCAATAAGCTTACAAGCCAAGTAACTTCAGAAGCTGCTGCTGCCATTGCCCTATATTCTGCTTCTGCAGAAGACTTAGAAACTGTGCCTTGCTTTTTAGACTTCCAAGAAACTGGTGAGCCACCAAGTAATAGAATATACCCTGTGATAGACCTTCTAGAATCTGGGCAAGATGCCCAATCTGAATCAGAAAAGGCCTGTAAACTGATGGTATCAGCTGCCTTTAACAATATCCCTTGTCCTGCTGTGTGAGCTAGATACCTTAGAGTATGATGAAGTGCCATAACATGAGGTTCTCTTGGACTGTGCAGAAACTGACTCAGTGTTTGAACTGCATAGGACAGATCAGGTCTGGTGTGAGTTAAGAAATTCAACTTCCCAATTAGTGACCTGTACTTCTCAATATCAGAGTAAAGTGCACCATCTATGTTGGATAATTTAATGTTGACAGGCAATGGAGTGATTGATCTCTTTGAAGTGTCAAAACCACAATTGTCAATCAAATCTTTAGTGAACTTCTTCTGACTCAAAATGATACCTTCTGAAGTGTATCCAACTTCCAAACCAAGAAAGTAGTGAAGTTGCCCTAGATCCTTGATGCTGAATTCTGAATGTAAGTAAGCTTTCAAGTCATGAAGTTTAGCAGTGTCTGTTCCTGTGAGAATAACATCATCTACATACACAGCTGCTATATTAATGTGACCATCTTGCTTGTTGATAAACAAACTGTAATCATGTTTAGATTGAAGAAAGCCCTGTGTTTCCAAAGCATGCATCAACTTCTCATGCCACTGTCTTGAAGCTTGCTTCAAACCATGGATAGATTTGATTAATCTGCATACTTTCTTGGTAGGATTAGGGATGCCTTCTGGAACTTGCATATATACTTCCTCTTTTAGATCACCATGCAAGAATGCATTGTTCACATCTAGCTGAAACAATGGCCAATTCTTACTGGCAGCAACAGCAATTAAGCACCTTATAGTACTCATTTTGACAACTGGGCTGAATGTCTCTTCATAGTCAATGCCATATCTCTGATTGAAGCCTTTGGCCACTAGTCTGGCTTTGCATCTTTCTAGTGCTCCTGTTGATTTCAGTTTGACTTTAAAGACCCACTTGCATCCTATTGCCTTTTTTCCTTGAGGTAGTTCCACCAACTCCCAAGTATAGTTTCTATCTAGTGCCTCCAGTTCTTTCTTCATTGCTTCAACCCACAAAGGTTGTTGAGCAGCTTCTGTATATGTTGCAGGTTCTGTAATGTCACATGATTGAGACAAAAAAGCTTGAAACTCATCAGGGAAAGTCACATAAGATACTAGATTGCACCAGTGTTTTGTGATTGGCATGAGATCATCTTTACCAGTGTATGCTGAGAAACATTCATATGCATCTAAATACCCTGGTTTTTTGTGTGATCTGCTTGACTGTCTTGTTGGGAGAATGGATGGTGCAACATGAACATGTTCAGAATGAGAAATGGTTTCAGAATGGGATTGAGGAGAGTTAGGAGTGGAATTGGGATTAGTCTgtaaaggagaagaagaaatggAATCTGAGGGTGAAGAATGTGATGGAGAAAGAATTGTATTTGTGAGGTCAGGTGAGAAGTTTGTGTTTGTATGATCAGATGTTTCCAAGGTGTGAGGTGGGAATGTGGTTGCAAGAGTGGAGAAATCTGGTGTATCAAAAACATCAGAGGAAAGAAGAGTTGGTAGATAAATGGCACTGGTGTATGGAGTAAGGGAAGAGTTGTGTTTGTGGTAAAGATGaaatgggaaatgtttttcatggAAATGAACATCTCTGGATACAAAGAACTTGTGTGTATCAATTTCCAGCACTTTGTATCCTTTTTGAGTGGTTGAATACCCCAAAAACACACAAGGTGTGGCTCTGTTGTCCAtttttgatctaccaacctttGTAGTAGACACATAGCAGAGACAACCAAAAGTTCTCAAGTGTTTAAGACTTGGAGTCTGTTTGTACATTCTGGAATATGGTGATTCAAAGCCTATTGATTGAAGTGGCATTCTGTTAATCAAATAGGCTGCACAAAGAACACATTCACCCCAAAACTTCTGTGGAACTTTGGACTGAACATACAATGCCCTAGCTGTTTCTAACAGATGTTTATGTTTCCTTTCCACAACTCCATTTTGCTGAGGTGTATGACTACAGCTGGTTTGAATTAagattccaagtttcaaatatAATTTCTTCATATCACCTTCACACAATTCCTTAGCATTATCAGATCTAACACACTTAACCATGACACCAAACTGAGTTTGTACCATATGTAAGAAATTTTCAATGATAGCAACACAATCACTTTTGTGTTTCAGAAAATGTATCCAAGTAAACCTGGTGTAATCATCCACTATAGTCAAAAACTGATTGCAACCAGATGGAGTGTTTACAGAATGAGGTCCCCACACATCCAAATGTATCAAATCAAAAGGACTAACAGACTTAATCTCACTGTGAGGAAAACTAAGTCTAGTTTGTTTTGCTGCAGGGCATACTTGACAAATAGTGTTTTGCATACAATCACCAATTTCATAGCTAGGATCtatgtacttcaatttattgaAAGGTAAATGTCCTAGCCTTAGATGCCAGAGTTTTGCATTATCCACTGTAGATGAACAAGCTACACTACAGTTGTGTGTCTGCACAGAATGAGCTCCTTCCACCCTAGATTCTGCCAAATTGTATAGACCTGATTGCACCTCACCAAGAGGAATCAGCTTCCCTTGCTGACAGTAAACAAAACATCTGTTGTGAGTAAAATGAATTTCACAACCCAAGTCCTGACAGAGTTTATGTACAGATATCAAGTTATACTTGAATTCTGGTACATGCAGCACATTGGTCAGTGTTATATCTCCATTTATCATCACTGAACCAACATTTTTAACAACAACTTTACTCCCATCAGGTAATGTAATAAAGGTGTTAGACTTGTCAATAGGCTTATAGTCAGCAAATTGAGATAAATCATGACAAAAATGGTCAGAAGCACCACTATCTAGGAGCCACCTAGTATTAGAATGAGATAACAGACAGAGATTACCTGCCATCATGGCTAGGTTAGGAGTTGTAGCAGCAGCAGTATTGTTTTGTTGTTTGGCCAAAAGATCCATCAACTGTTGGTATTGCTCCACAGTGATTGTTGGATTAACTTCACTGTGATGTCCAAGTAAGACATTCTCACCAGAATTATCTTCATGTGATAGTGCAGCTACTTTGTTTTCTTTGAAATTCTTGAAACCAGGTGGATATCCATGAAGCTTAAAGCATCTGTCCACACTGTGCCCTTGTGTTTGACAATGAGTGCAAAAGTAGTTAGATCCAGGTCTGTCATATCTGTTAGTAACTCCTGTCTTCTGATAACCAGAATGAAAGTCAGATTGCTGAGTTTTGTAAGTTTTGCTGTTGTTGTTCCAATGTTCTCCACTGAATCTTCTTTTCTCAGCTGCAAAAGCTAATGTTTCTGCTTGAGTGCTAGCTTGTGATACTTCTTTGTGTCTCTCCTCTTGAGCAAAAAGTCTGTATGCCTCTGAGACTTTAGGTAATGTTGGCATCATCAACACATTACCCCTAATTGTAGCAAACTGCTCATTTAACTTCATCATAAACTGCATCACCATTTTTTCTTGCTGCCTCTGAAAGAATTTCCTAGTAACATTACAGGTACAATTATTGAATGTGCAATAAGGCATAGGATGTGCTTCTTCAATTGCATCCCAAACAGATTTAACTTCAGTGAAAAATTCAGATACAGATTTGTTTCCTTGTGTTATTTCAGCTAACTTTTGTTCAAGAGAATAAATCTGAGCCAGAGATGTGAATCCAAATCTATCCTCTAAATCAATCCAGATGTCTCTAGCAGATTTCAGAAACATGACACTCTTAGCAACCACCTCATTCAGATTGCCTAAAATCAAAGAACATACCAGATCGTTGCATCTCTCCCAAGCTTTGTACTCAATTGTACCAGAATCAGGTTTCATAATGCTGCCATCAACAAATCCAATCTTATTCTTTGCTGACAAAGCCAATATCATCGATCTCTTCCAGCTGGTGAAACCTTCTGCACCATTGAACTTGAAGGAAACAAGCTGAACTGAGTTTGCATCAGAAGGATGTATGTAATATATGCTAGAAGGATCTTGATTTGGTGGAAGATTAGCATTGTTTCTGTGTGAATTAGCAGAATCCTCATTTCCAGAAGGCATTGTCAAAAATTGTTTGAAAAGATGTTGAAATCAAACAAGTATTCAGATATAAGAAGCAAAAGAATCGAAGAACAAACTCGATTTTTCAGAGAAATCACCAGAAATTGCAGTAAAAACAGAAAGAATAAGACAGAATCAAGAAGAGGAACTTGCGGAATTTGAGAAAAAAGAGCCAAGGATCTTTaatcctgctctgataccatgacaaaATATGAACCAATATGAACTGAGATTTGAGAGGAAacgaagaagagagagaagcaATGTGTTTCTTGTTATTGCAAATCTTGTTAACTGATTATTACAGCAAAGCAGAATATAAATAGTAATGAAAGCTTCTAGATTATTCTATAAGTTGTTATAACTAACTCCTAAAAACTAGGAGAGGAGAATAACAGAATGTGTGTATGGAAGCAGCATCACATCATGCAACGTGAACTTTATGAAGCAAAGAAATAAAAGCTAAAGCTATAACTAACACGACTAAGCGAGTAATTGAGTATATACATTAAGCACCTGTCAAACAACAAAATGTTGATGACTGTCGAATTCTGTTCAGTGTTGTTACGCATTTTAATGGGTAGTTTGCCTGAAGTTACAGGCCCTAATCTGGGACACCAAATGTTTCTTATCAGTTGCTTGAAATCTTGTATTTCTTTGCTTTTGATCATTGCATTTCTTATGACTTATTCTAAGAGGTTATCTGGGATGTAGCAGTGTATTGCTAATTTATGTCAGAAATATGTAACAGAACTTCCATAGTGTACTTATATACTGCCTTTAATATTCTCTAGCTAGGACACATTACTGGTAGAGTTGTAGTACATGCTTGTATAATTTGATCAGCAAATTGTTGTTTCAGTTGATCAGTAAACAATTAGCTGTCATATTTACGGAAACCGAGAAACGTTGGCGTGCACACGTGTTGGACTGGTAATGTGCTAGTGATGTCAGCCGTTGAATGAGTCTCTATATATGAGCTAGTATACGCTCCTTGGACGCGAAGTAAAGGATAAGCAAGGAAGCACGATGCAGTAATAGCAAGTATATAGTCCTACAGCTGCTTGATTGGAAGTCCACAAAGAAGCTCAGATGAATTGACTTCCCCATGTCGTGGATTATTGACAACCCAtaaacacaacacaacacaacacaacacaacacaactACATATAAGTGTCTTTTGCTTATTTGTCAGCTCCTCAAACATGAAACATGCCAAAGTATTCTATAATAAGTAGAGAGGATGTCCTCATATTATGGACGGCAGGTGCGTCTCCTACATCATGCCTTATGTATTActttcttttaatatattaaaaTTCATGTTCTAATTTTATATTTACGATGAGAACTGATTGAGCTGAGAACCTTCAAACTAAATCATTTGTGAGAGCTAGTGGCATGGCATGGCATGGATCAGGCGTTACCTTATTTCTGGCCAAACACACACATTTAATAATTTACCCAACAAAGAATGAGGTTGATGACAGGTAGGAGAGTCAGGCATGAGGTATGAAACGTGTGCCAATCATATTAAATAATATCCATTCATCCACATAGATGATAGATAATTAGATATAGGCCAATTTTATTCTATTTGGAATCTTTCTTCAAAAGGATCTTCTGTGAATGTTATAATTATGTATTACTACGTACGTAGGAATTCGAATATGTGAAAATTGGTAGGAGAAAGTTTTTGGAGTAAATTATGTGACCAAGTCTGGATGCCTTTTCAATCTGGTTGCAAATATATGGACATGAACTTGACCTTTCAAAAGTATATCTGACCTTAATCCAGAGGACTATGTGATTTTCTCTATTATTCCGTATATATGATTATATGAATGCAAATTATAATTTTGTGGGGTTTTCACATCTCGCGTATCTGATAAAATTGTAATATGCAGATTCAAAAGAATTTATTTCTTTGTGATTAAAATTCTTCCTCTTCTAGACCTTAATTCACCTAAAAATTTACGTATTATAATCCTAGTTAAACACGGAGCTGTGCTTGGAATGATTCGGTTGAGTTTGTCAGTCAGACAGTCACAAGAACATTGCAGTTGTTTGACACTTTGACTATAGTCGGTTGTTAATCAGAGCCTAGCCTCTCTAATGATGTGAAGCAGTATTATCTAGCTAAAGCTAAAAGATGGTCACAGACTCACAGGCAAGTTATTTTGGTAGGACAGGAACTAGGATGCATGATTTTAATTCAGTAAGTCGTCTGTTGTAGAAAAGTTCAGTCTGATTATCAGACATTTCTATGAATCACACACCGTGACCCCTTATCATTGAATTTGAGGCcatattgaattgaattgaattgaattgaattcttCTAGCTAAGGTATAGAACCTCTATAGAAATTAAGAATTAGCAAACTAGTATATAATGAGTCAAATAAAGATCACTTAAAATATTTGGTCAATATAATTAGTATACTGTTTATTTTCCTTGCTGAACAAGTTGAGAATTATGTTCGAGTATTCTGTCTCCACAGCTTTGACATTTGTGGTTTTCCATGACTGACGTGCTGAAAATCTTTGCTCTGTCATCCTAGAATGCTATAATATATATGGCTCTTGTACAAGGTTGGTCAAAATGGgatatttgaattttcttaCAAGTTGATAAGCATATTACAAAACTAAAGTTGAACTCTTCTGTTAAAGATTTGGAGGATCTACAAAAATATTAATCTAAAAAAGTTAATCAAGATTCATGGCCACCAATATACcaaaagattaaaaaaataatacaatGTACATATTATTTATGCTTATCATGACACTTTTCGTGTTTTCGGACATAGCTTACAGTTCAACTACCTATTCAATATAATCTTTTGTTTATTAGCATCTCCTGAAGTTATCCTCTTTAAATTCCAGGGTCAAACTTGTTTTCTGTTGGGTGACAGCAACTTTAATCATTTTTCATTGCCTAATTTAATTGGTGTATAACTTTCCTGTTGCTGTAAATGTGCAAAGAGGGCAACTGGAATAACCTCAAAGTCTTAGTAAAATTAGGAAGAAGAAATCCAAGGATCGGACTTTCTAGGATTTACATGCTAACATTCTTAGTAGAACCAACTGCTTTACTTAAGATGATAATCACAAGTTTGTACTCGTGTATTCCTATTCCTATACGGCTATACATTTTTTCTTATATTTGAGCTAGATAAGACACACAGTGGTTTCACTAGATTTTTTCAGATATATAGTTGATGGTGTGGTCATAATATCAGCATTCAACTTTAAATTTTTCGAGGATTTTCTCTGACATAATGTGAATAATACCTATATATGTTTCATGATATATCATATTAGTACATTTTAATCAAATGTTTCAATGTGCTAATCCATGTTATCTTGTAGAATATGCTTCCCACGTGAGATATTGACTTGGTGATTGGGTGGATGTCATGATATTTTACTTAGTCCATGCcttatttttgttttagtgGAAGGCAAGCTCTAAATGTGAAAGGTGCAAAAtttaaattcaaattcaaattcagaaAATACTTGTATAAAAGAGTTGCTCCCCTTTGCAGTCTTGTCAAACTTGAAAAACATTCATTCTAAGCACCTGTTCTCTGCTTTGGCGTTTTATCCAACCTTTCAAAACCTTCTAACTTCCTGTTTTCTGTACTTGGTGATTTAATGGATGATTCAATGAGTTCCACAAACCACAACAAGAACAAAGCTCATTTTTCTGGTGATGCTTCTGAAGATAGTGGGTGGTCTTCATATTTCGACAACTCTGTAGCTAGCAGTAATGTGGAAGATGCAGCTACCTGTTCTGGCTCTGAAAGCTCCTCTATATTTTCTTATGCAGCTGCTTCTGTTGGAAAGATGCACCCGAATGATGATTGTGTTGTGTCAGCTAGGTCTGTTGCTAAAAGGAGAAAAACGCGTGCCACTTTTATTGATCATGACCTTGAGGACACTGCAACCTCTCCTGTTTGTAATTTTGAGGTAAGAAGTAGTTCTCATGTTAATTGCTGCAAACCTTATTTATCTTTGTTGCCTTTTCTAATAatgttttcattttatttttccatTAAATTCCTAACACTGAATCGATCACTTTATTTGCAATTCAGGCTCAAGACTTGGAACAATTGCAACTGAATTTGCAAGAGACAGGTTGTAGTTTGAACTTTTCGCCACCAATGCAACAAGGAAAGCACGATTATTTGAGCTTTTTTCAGGTATTGTACAAGTATCCTTGAATTCTATCACATTTCTTGACtcttataattaaaattaaggaaaatttgtatCGATTTTTGCCTTATTTCTTTTATCGTGTTTTGCTTAACTAATCGAATTCCTTCTGGCATTTCTTCTCTTTCAGGACAAACAAAATACCTCTAATCAGACTGGAGAAGCAACACAGTCAGATTATGTTGGGAAAGATATAAACTATGCTGGACTAAAGGAAAAGGGGCTGTGTTTGGTTCCAGTATCTTTGCTATTCAAGGTTTGGTAATAAACAGAGACTTGACTATTCTGGTATGGAAGAGTGAAGAATTGGCTTCCTGATAACTCATCAGCATATAGGCAAAAGACGCTGATCTGGTGACATTGATATCAGTGATCTGGTGACATTGATATCAGTAATCAGTAATCAGTAATCAGTAATCAGTAATCAGTAATCAGTAATCAGTAATCAGTAATCAGTAATCAGTAATCAGTAATCAGTAATCAGTAATCACTAATCAGGCCACGCGCACTATACAAGAAACAATGGGCTTAATTTGCTTATTTGTGGTGATGAATCTCGACTCTCGACTCTCGACTCTCGACTCTCGACTCTCGAGGATGAAGATGAGCATCACTATTCACTACTACAGGTCCATCTCATCTCAAACAGCTTCTCTAATAGTCTTTGACTAGTTGCGATAAGGCTACAGCACGGGTCTCCTCTGATCCTGCCTCAGGGACATTATTTAATATGGAGTGCTGATATTATTTCTCTTGTAGTTGAGCATAATTACAAGAGCTTAAATGAGTTGTCTTGTGTGATGATAAGATCATTTATAAGCTGATAGGAGCATCGCTATGCACAACAGGTCAATAACATCAGCACAAATCCTTCCGCTAGCTGTCAAGGCCAAAGACCAATCTGTGTCATTGCTGCTTAATTCTGCATCTTTCCTAATGTATTAGTTGAAAACATTATGGATATATGTGTTACTTAGATGTGTCCACCTTCCATGTTGAGGATTAGAATATTCATATTCCTTGGTTGTACTGTATATTTGAATAGATATGCTGTACTGGTGCCTGCAAGTGCCTAATGTATATATTATCCGTACATTATATattagatattagatattagatattagatattagatattagatattagatattagatAGATCACTCAGTTTTGGAAATGTATCCATGTTGTACAAACTATTGTGAGCAACTTTTTCATAGTTAAATGTACTATTGTGAGCAACTTTTTGTATGGCTTTATTATCGTACTCCTAAATTATACTTGTTGATACATTTTTGCTACAAGTTTTATGTGGTAACCTCCACATTTACATTCCTCCTCTGAATATTTATAGCATTTCTTTTGGTACTTGGACTACACTTGAAAATTCATATTCatattgattttgatgattttatttatttgaccCAATTACACCGGCCTCTTTACTCTTTAGTGTTGTGGTCGATGTATTAGCAGAGTCCTGGAGTTCTGTTGCTGCACTTTTGAGTGTATCTGTCTGATGACAAGGTTAGATCAATACCAATTCTTATATATACTGTATCACATGCATTTGCTGAAAAACTTGCTATTTAGGCAGTTATTTTGCTGAACAAAGTTACTGTCGAAATCTAAGAATAAGTGAGAGAGATGAGATGAGACAAATCGCGGTTGTTGCTCAGGTTGAGCACAAGCTTATACGAGAGAAAACGCATGTCTACATTGTGAACAAGTGTCTTGTCTAGCTAACGTTAGTCTATATCAACTATTTAAACTAAGAGCATGAATAAGGGGAGTCTCTTAGATGActcttaaggagagagaaaaaaaaataagagctagctcttagGTGTGTAATGGGAGTCTCTTATTTGGATATTGTAAGAGAAATTTCTCaataagagctagctcttatttTATAAGAGCTAGTGCCACGTCATTGCTtttgtataaaaataaaataaaaaaagagggTAGGAGAGTATAAGAGCTAGTATTAAGAGTTGGTCAATTTCCACAATTTTTGGGAGGGGCTCTTATTTAGAGTTGAAGCTTATGTGGACATAGGAGAGAGACTAAGAGTCACCAAAATAAGAGTCTCCCCTTATTGATGCTCTAACCTGTTTATAATATAGAGCTGATCAACATGGGCCCGGCCCGAAATATATCGGATTTTGGCCAAAATATTTCGGCCCGATTTTCGGGCTCCACCCGaacttttaaaatattttgcGGGCTTTGGGCAACTTAAAACGACAAATTTAGTTATAAATATGGCCCGTCCCGAAACAACGGGTTTTAGGCACAAAAAATTGGCCCGAAGCTTGGCCCGACTCGGCCTGACATTATGGACTGATTTTTTTGTCCTCGGCACGGCCCGAACCCAGTCCGCctttttgatcaggtctagtttATATATATTACTAATGTGTTCTGATGAAGGAGCCTACATTAATTCACTACAACAAAATAGGGTTCTAGCGGCATTTGATTTGTCCTTAGGCGGCATTTAAAATGGCCGCTAAAGGCTATAGCGGCATTTAAACATATGCCGCTAGATCTAATGTCGGGAGAACTTCTAGCGGGATTTAATCTATTTGCCTGTAAAGGGTCAAATAAATGCCGCTAGAGTCCTTTTCCTAAAAGAGACTATTATTATGCTCCTGCTAATGCTTCCACTTCTATTCTATCCCATATACACTAAAATCTTCATATTTAGATCCCACAACAATACACAAATAAATAACAGTtgcaaaataattaattaataatatatatttatatatatgcaTAATTGTAGTTACATCATCCAAAGTACACAAAATACTCATTACATTTTTC encodes:
- the LOC110795751 gene encoding uncharacterized protein; translation: MDDSMSSTNHNKNKAHFSGDASEDSGWSSYFDNSVASSNVEDAATCSGSESSSIFSYAAASVGKMHPNDDCVVSARSVAKRRKTRATFIDHDLEDTATSPVCNFEAQDLEQLQLNLQETGCSLNFSPPMQQGKHDYLSFFQDKQNTSNQTGEATQSDYVGKDINYAGLKEKGLCLVPVSLLFKVW